The following is a genomic window from Gemmatimonadaceae bacterium.
GCGGCGCTGCCGGGCACGATAGCGCATCTCAACGCGAGACAAGTTCTCGCGTACCCCACCGAGACTGTGTACGGTTTCGGCGGAGCGGTGGACCGGGAGTCGGTCGCCAACCTGATCGCGCTGAAGGGGCGGCCGCCGAACAAGCCGTTTCTCCTGATCGTCGCTTCGAGCGAGATGATCACGCGGCTTGGCCTTCATCTGACGAGCTACGCCTCGCAGCTGACTGCGCGGTTCTGGCCCGGACCGCTCACGCTCGTCCTGCCTGGTGGCGAGAAGCGCGTCCCCGAGCAACTGCGCGGCCCCGAGGGGGGCATCGCCGTTCGGTGGACACCGCACGCCGGACTCGCCAGACTCGTGCGCGCGTATGGCGAGCCGATAACTTCGACGAGCGCCAATCGTCCCGGTGTGCCGCCGGCGACCAACGCGCATGAAATCGTGGATCAGTGGGGCGAAGCAGTGACGAACGGAACGCTGCGCGTGCTCGACGGAGGCCAGCTTGTCGAGTCCGCCCCATCTACGGTCGTGGACTGTACCGGGCGGCGCCCGCGGGTAATCAGACCGGGGGCGATTTCGGTGGCGAAGCTTCGCGAATGCGTACCCGACGTCGTCGGAGACAACTGACCGATGCGCATCCTTTTCGTTTGCAGCGGCAACACGTGCAGAAGCCCTCTTGCGGAAGCGATCGCCACGCGGATGTTCGCCGACGCTAGACGGAGCGACATACAGGTCGCGAGCGCAGGCACGCAGGCATGGGACGGCTCGCCGGCCAGCGATGGGTCGCTGCTGGTCGGAATGGAGCGGAATCTCGATCTTTCCGGCCATCGGTCCCGCCTCCTCACGAAGGAGATCGTGAAGGAAAACGACTTGATCCTCGCCATGGCCCCATCACACCTGGAGCGCGTGAAGGAGCTCGACCAGGCAGCGAATTCCCACCTTCTCGTGGGCTTCGCGTCGGGAGACGCGACTGGCCAGTCAGTGCAGGATCCGTTTGGCGGCGATCTCTCGGCGTATCGCGAAACGGCCGACGAGCTGGAGCGCGAGCTCTGGAAACTTCTGGAGCGGATTCCGGCGCCATGATTGCGCGTGAGCGGCTGGTGCTCATCGGACACCCGGTATCGCACTCGCTCTCGCCCGTGATGCAAAACGCCGCGCTCAAGGCGATGGGTCTCCCGCTGCGCTACGAAGCACTCGATGTCCCGCCAGAGCAGCTCGTAATTGTGCTCGCAGAGCTATCGCGGTGCAGCTGTGCGGGTAACATCACCGCTCCCCACAAGAAATCGGCGATGCAGGCGATTGCCGGCTGCTCGGAGCTCGCCCGCCGTGCGGGCGCGGTCAACACTTTCTGGAGTGACGGCGGAGGAACGCTGGAGGGAGACAACACCGATGTCGCGGGATTCGACGCAGCCGTGATCGAGCTTCTCGGCGGAATGCCCGATGGTGCGCGTGTCGCGGTGCTTGGCGCCGGGGGGGCCGCCGGCGCCGTGCTGACCGCGGTTGATGCGTGGCCCGGTGCGACGGCCACGGTGCATGCCCGCGACCTCGCGCGGGCGATGGCGATGCGCATGCGGCATTCCGCGGTCGTCCGGGCGTGTTCGATGAGGGACCCGTGCCTGGCGGAGGCCGATCTTGTGGTGAATGCGACACCGATCGGAATGGGGACGGACGAAATGCCGGAAGATCTCGAACGCCTCGCACCACACGCGGTCGTCTTCGATCTCGTGTACGGCCCGCGCGAAACCGCATGGGTCCGCGCTGCGCGAGCCATGGGCCACACTGCGTCGGACGGGCTGCGAATGCTTCTCCACCAGGGTGTCGCGTCGTTCGAGCGCTGGTTTGCCACACCACCCGATGCAGAGGTGATGTGGAAGGCGCTCCTGGAGGCGACCGGCCGCGGCTGACCGCCGCACGGGCTCACGGCCTCATTCGCGCCGCGGCTGCAGCCGCCGCGGAGCTTCTGCTTCCCATCTGCTGCGTCGTGTGCAACCGCCTCCTGTCGGCGGGTGAAGAAGGAATCATCTGCGGTCATTGCTGGTCGCTCGCGCGAGAGCTGCCGCATCCCCGTTGCCAGCGTTGCGGACATCCTGTGGACACCCATCGCTGCCGCTGGTGCCCACTGCTGCCCCCCTTCGTGCGCGCGGCGCGATCATTCTGCTGGATCGGCGCCGGGAGCGGCCGCGATATCGTCCACGCCCTCAAGTACGATGGCTGGACGCGCGCAGCCGAGGCAATCGCCCGCCGCATGGCCCGCGTGTCGTGGCCTCTCGACGTCGTGGAGGAGCGCGCCGCAATCGTTCCCGTTCCGCTGGCAGAATCGCGACTCCGCGAGCGCGGCTTCAACCAGAGCGCCCTCATCGCCGCGCGGCTCGCCGAATTGTGGGAAATCCCGGTGTGGAGCGATTGTCTCACCAGAGCAACCGCGCTGCGGCGGCAGACGGAGTTGACTCCGGGGGAACGACTGAGCAATGTTGCCGGAGCATTCGCCGTCCCTCAATCGGCGCTCGAGTCACTTCGCGGCGCGCACATCGTGCTTCTCGACGACGTGGTTACGACAGGGGCGACGCTTCGCGCCTGCGCCAGCGCGCTCTTTGCATCCGGTGCCAGGACCATCAGCTACATGACATTCGGCCGCGCGCCCGCGTCGGGCGACCGGCTCAATCGATAGGATATTCGCCAAATGGCAATAAGAGTCGGCATCAACGGCTTCGGCAGAATCGGCAGGCAGGTCCTTCGCGCGGCGAAGGAGCAGGGAGTAGTCGATCTTGATTTCGTCGCCATCAACGACCTCACCGACACGAAGACGCTGGCGCACCTCTTCAAGTACGATTCCGTGCACCGCACGTATCAGGGCGACGTCGAGGCGTCGGCCAACTCCATCAGCGTGGACGGCGACGAGGTACTCATTCTGTCGGAGAAGGATCCGGCGGCGCTGCCGTGGCGCGACCTCGGAGTGGATGTCGTGCTCGAGTCCACCGGCCGCTTCACCAACGCCACCGATGCGCGCAAGCACATTGACGCCGGCGCCCGCAAGGTTCTCATCTCCGCTCCGGCCAAGGGCGAGGACATCACGCTCGTCATGGGCATCAACAGCGACAAGTACGATCCGGCGAAGC
Proteins encoded in this region:
- a CDS encoding L-threonylcarbamoyladenylate synthase, producing MTAAPLVVPFWSPDEIEAALPGTIAHLNARQVLAYPTETVYGFGGAVDRESVANLIALKGRPPNKPFLLIVASSEMITRLGLHLTSYASQLTARFWPGPLTLVLPGGEKRVPEQLRGPEGGIAVRWTPHAGLARLVRAYGEPITSTSANRPGVPPATNAHEIVDQWGEAVTNGTLRVLDGGQLVESAPSTVVDCTGRRPRVIRPGAISVAKLRECVPDVVGDN
- a CDS encoding low molecular weight protein arginine phosphatase; translation: MRILFVCSGNTCRSPLAEAIATRMFADARRSDIQVASAGTQAWDGSPASDGSLLVGMERNLDLSGHRSRLLTKEIVKENDLILAMAPSHLERVKELDQAANSHLLVGFASGDATGQSVQDPFGGDLSAYRETADELERELWKLLERIPAP
- a CDS encoding shikimate dehydrogenase, yielding MIARERLVLIGHPVSHSLSPVMQNAALKAMGLPLRYEALDVPPEQLVIVLAELSRCSCAGNITAPHKKSAMQAIAGCSELARRAGAVNTFWSDGGGTLEGDNTDVAGFDAAVIELLGGMPDGARVAVLGAGGAAGAVLTAVDAWPGATATVHARDLARAMAMRMRHSAVVRACSMRDPCLAEADLVVNATPIGMGTDEMPEDLERLAPHAVVFDLVYGPRETAWVRAARAMGHTASDGLRMLLHQGVASFERWFATPPDAEVMWKALLEATGRG
- a CDS encoding ComF family protein, with amino-acid sequence MEGAPGGDRPRLTAARAHGLIRAAAAAAAELLLPICCVVCNRLLSAGEEGIICGHCWSLARELPHPRCQRCGHPVDTHRCRWCPLLPPFVRAARSFCWIGAGSGRDIVHALKYDGWTRAAEAIARRMARVSWPLDVVEERAAIVPVPLAESRLRERGFNQSALIAARLAELWEIPVWSDCLTRATALRRQTELTPGERLSNVAGAFAVPQSALESLRGAHIVLLDDVVTTGATLRACASALFASGARTISYMTFGRAPASGDRLNR